The proteins below come from a single Drosophila kikkawai strain 14028-0561.14 chromosome 3R, DkikHiC1v2, whole genome shotgun sequence genomic window:
- the Sgsh gene encoding N-sulphoglucosamine sulphohydrolase has product MQLLRWLWPLFLVIGGGSSAPQNVLLLLADDAGFESGAYLNKFCQTPNLDALAKRGLVFNNAFTSVSSCSPSRAQLLTGQASHSSGMYGLHNGEHNFNVLPETSSLSNLLRDQSGGRILSGIIGKKHVGAAANFRFDFEQTEEQHSINQIGRNITRMKEYAHQFLKQAKDEKKPFFLMVAFHDPHRCGHITPQFGEFCERWGSGEEGMGSIPDWRPIYYDWRNLEVPPWLPDTDVVRQELAAQYMTISRLDQGVGLMVRELEQAGLAEDTLVIYTSDNGPPFPGGRTNLYEHGIRSPLIVRSPKTEDRHHETTAAMVSLLDIYPTVLDALEIPKPNDTKIAGKSIFPVLKEEPAIKESDSVFGSHNLHEVTMSYPMRMVRNRRYKLIHNLNFWADFPIDQDFYTSPTFQQILNATITKQPLPWYRSLLQYYQRPEWELFDIKADPLERVNLAEKPKYSGTLKQLKQQLFDWQVATKDPWRCAPHAVLQEQGVFKEQPVCLTLGHEALQRPNRRILGQYEEYEIA; this is encoded by the coding sequence atgcAGTTGCTGCGGTGGCTATGGCCACTATTCCTGGTGATTGGAGGTGGCTCCTCTGCCCCCCAGAATGTGCTGCTTCTTCTGGCCGACGATGCCGGCTTCGAGTCGGGAGCGTACCTCAATAAATTCTGTCAGACGCCCAATCTGGATGCTCTGGCCAAGCGGGGACTGGTCTTCAACAACGCCTTCACCTCGGTGAGCAGCTGTAGTCCCAGTCGGGCACAATTGCTCACCGGCCAGGCCAGTCACTCTAGTGGAATGTACGGACTCCATAATGGCGAGCACAACTTCAATGTGCTGCCGGAGACGAGTTCGCTGTCCAATCTGCTGCGGGATCAAAGTGGTGGTCGGATCTTGAGTGGCATTATTGGCAAGAAACATGTGGGAGCAGCAGCCAACTTCCGATTTGATTTCGAGCAAACCGAAGAGCAGCACTCGATCAACCAGATCGGTAGGAATATCACCCGGATGAAGGAGTATGCGCACCAGTTCTTGAAGCAGGCCAAGGATGAGAAGAAGCCCTTCTTTTTGATGGTAGCCTTCCATGACCCACATCGTTGTGGTCACATTACACCCCAGTTTGGTGAATTCTGCGAGCGCTGGGGTAGCGGTGAGGAGGGAATGGGCAGCATTCCCGACTGGCGACCCATCTACTACGACTGGCGTAATCTGGAGGTGCCCCCTTGGCTGCCGGATACGGATGTGGTTCGTCAGGAGCTGGCTGCTCAGTACATGACCATTTCCCGGTTGGATCAGGGTGTGGGCTTGATGGTCCGGGAGCTGGAACAGGCTGGTTTGGCGGAGGATACCCTTGTGATCTACACCTCTGACAATGGCCCACCTTTTCCGGGTGGCAGAACGAATCTCTACGAGCATGGTATTCGCTCACCGCTGATCGTCCGCTCGCCCAAAACGGAGGATCGCCATCATGAGACCACCGCTGCCATGGTCAGTCTCCTGGACATATACCCCACTGTCTTGGATGCTCTGGAGATACCCAAGCCCAATGACACAAAGATTGCTGGAAAGTCTATTTTTCCCGTGCTGAAAGAGGAACCTGCCATCAAGGAGAGCGATTCCGTGTTTGGCAGCCACAACTTGCACGAAGTAACCATGTCCTATCCCATGAGGATGGTGAGGAATAGACGCTACAAGCTCATACACAACCTTAACTTTTGGGCGGACTTCCCCATTGACCAGGACTTTTACACCTCGCCCACCTTCCAGCAGATACTGAATGCCACCATAACCAAGCAACCGCTACCTTGGTATCGATCTCTGTTGCAATACTACCAGCGACCCGAGTGGGAGCTGTTTGACATCAAGGCGGATCCGCTGGAGCGAGTAAATCTGGCCGAGAAGCCCAAGTATAGTGGCACTCTTAAGCAGCTTAAGCAGCAGCTCTTCGACTGGCAGGTGGCCACCAAGGATCCGTGGCGTTGTGCCCCCCATGCCGTGCTTCAGGAACAGGGCGTCTTCAAGGAGCAACCAGTTTGCCTGACCCTGGGACACGAGGCTCTGCAGAGGCCCAATCGTAGGATCCTCGGTCAGTACGAGGAGTATGAGATTGCCTAG
- the EndoA gene encoding endophilin-A: protein MAFAGLKKQINKANQYMTEKMGGAEGTKLDMDFMEMERKTDVTVELVEELQLKTKEFLQPNPTARAKMAAVKGISKLSGQAKSNTYPQPEGLLAECMLTYGKKLGEDNSVFAQALVEFGEALKQMADVKYSLDDNIKQNFLEPLHHMQTKDLKEVMHHRKKLQGRRLDFDCKRRRQAKDDEIRGAEDKFGESLQLAQVGMFNLLENDTEHVSQLVTFAEALYDFHSQCADVLRGLQETLQEKRSEAESRPRNEFVPKTLLDLNLDGGGGGLNEDGTPSHISSSASPLPSPMRSPAKSMAVTPQRQQQPCCQALYDFEPENPGELGFKENDIITLLNRVDDNWYEGAVNGRTGYFPQSYVQVQVPLPNGN, encoded by the coding sequence atggCTTTCGCCGGACTAAAGAAGCAGATCAACAAGGCCAACCAGTACATGACCGAGAAGATGGGTGGCGCCGAGGGCACCAAGCTGGACATGGACTTCATGGAGATGGAACGCAAGACGGACGTCACCGTGGAGCTGGTTGAGGAGCTGCAGCTGAAGACGAAGGAGTTCCTGCAACCGAATCCCACGGCGCGGGCCAAGATGGCCGCCGTGAAGGGCATCTCGAAGCTGTCGGGTCAGGCCAAGTCCAACACGTACCCGCAGCCGGAGGGGCTGCTCGCGGAATGCATGCTGACTTATGGGAAGAAGCTCGGCGAGGACAACAGCGTGTTCGCGCAGGCGCTCGTCGAATTCGGCGAGGCGCTGAAACAGATGGCCGACGTCAAGTATTCGCTGGACGACAACATCAAGCAGAACTTTTTGGAGCCACTGCACCATATGCAGACCAAAGACCTCAAGGAGGTAATGCACCATCGCAAGAAGCTGCAGGGCCGGCGGCTGGACTTTGACTGCAAGCGTCGCCGGCAGGCCAAGGACGATGAGATTCGGGGTGCCGAGGACAAGTTTGGTGAATCGCTCCAGCTGGCTCAGGTTGGCATGTTCAATCTGCTCGAGAACGACACCGAGCACGTGTCCCAGCTGGTCACCTTCGCCGAGGCACTCTACGACTTTCACTCGCAGTGCGCCGACGTACTACGCGGCCTGCAGGAGACGCTGCAGGAGAAGCGCTCCGAGGCGGAGAGCCGGCCACGCAATGAGTTTGTGCCCAAGACGCTGCTCGATCTGAACTTGgacggcggtggcggcggcctCAACGAAGATGGCACGCCGTCTCACATTAGTTCGAGCGCCTCGCCGTTGCCCTCGCCGATGCGCTCGCCCGCCAAGTCGATGGCCGTAACGCcgcagcgccagcagcagccctGCTGCCAGGCCCTCTACGATTTCGAGCCGGAGAATCCCGGGGAGCTGGGCTTCAAGGAGAACGACATCATAACCCTGTTGAATCGCGTCGACGATAACTGGTACGAGGGAGCGGTGAATGGCCGCACCGGCTACTTCCCGCAATCCTACGTCCAGGTGCAGGTACCGCTGCCCAATGGCAACTAA
- the LOC108085706 gene encoding uncharacterized protein — MKFAIVLLAASIACASAQYPPAAPAGNPLTGNPFAAANPYAAAFNPFLNGIFGGAGTGAAAGVAAPVGPSAPFGGASISSFFQSIVLQREAERLLSQPGFPADLAERVQDVVANSEEAISSCNNATLPWLQIRCVKPLLTASKNQLKAIDDEWQARLSAASSTVAPA; from the exons atGAAATTCGCAATTGTTCTATTGGCCGCCAGCATTGCCTGTGCCAGTGCCCAG tatccacctgctgctcctgctggaaATCCCCTCACCGGAAATCCCTTTGCCGCTGCTAATCCCTATGCCGCTGCCTTCAATCCCTTCCTGAATGGAATTTTCGGTGGTGCCGGCACTGGAGCTGCCGCTGGAGTTGCCGCTCCCGTTGGACCCTCGGCTCCGTTTGGAGGCGCCTCCATTTCCAGCTTCTTCCAATCGATTGTCCTGCAGCGCGAGGCCGAGCGCCTGCTGTCCCAGCCTGGCTTCCCGGCCGATCTGGCCGAGCGCGTCCAGGATGTGGTGGCCAACTCCGAGGAGGCCATCAGCAGCTGCAACAACGCCACCTTGCCCTGGCTCCAGATCCGCTGTGTGAAGCCCCTGCTGACCGCGTCCAAGAACCAGTTGAAGGCCATCGATGATGAGTGGCAGGCGCGCCTCTCCGCCGCCTCCAGCACAGTGGCTCCTGCCTAA